One part of the Mariniflexile litorale genome encodes these proteins:
- a CDS encoding CDGSH iron-sulfur domain-containing protein, giving the protein MSKTKLTINSNGSVKVEGDFEIVDAQGNVYGLQGREVLGICRCGLSANKPFCDGAHRNHFEHDAKAFDLPPMKIR; this is encoded by the coding sequence ATGAGCAAAACAAAACTTACCATAAACAGCAACGGGTCTGTAAAAGTAGAGGGCGATTTCGAAATAGTAGATGCACAAGGCAATGTGTATGGTTTACAAGGAAGAGAAGTGTTAGGAATCTGCCGTTGTGGGCTTTCTGCCAATAAACCTTTTTGCGATGGCGCACACCGTAACCATTTTGAGCACGATGCCAAAGCCTTCGATTTACCGCCTATGAAAATCCGTTAG
- a CDS encoding Gfo/Idh/MocA family oxidoreductase, with protein MKTLGIGIVGVRYGAHMHYENFKKLPPGLIELRGVCSRTLESAEAFASKTGITFVTNNIDELLAREDIDIIDICTPPATHHEIAIKAAQAGKHIIMEKPLTGYFGEPGDKEPIGFHVPRARMLAGALKNAEAIREAVRSNGVIFCYAENWVYAPPVVKMRNLIAASKGAILEVRAEENHSGSNSVFSREWKHTGGGALLRMGSHSVGACLHLKHWEGMERLGKSIRPVSVMADTADLIHTDASNRAKKANAHNWISSNPVDVEDWANVTIKFDDGSRATVLVSDVGLGGLNTRITTFMTDGVIKANMTANNAIETYAVDPETFSNEYFTEKLETKAGWNRPSCDEDWFRGFIQEITDFVDAIQNNREPLAGIDLAVDCVNVIYSAYLSAEQGKRVNL; from the coding sequence ATGAAAACACTAGGTATTGGAATTGTAGGCGTTCGATATGGTGCGCACATGCACTACGAAAACTTTAAAAAACTGCCACCTGGACTCATAGAACTTAGAGGCGTTTGCTCCAGAACCCTAGAAAGTGCCGAAGCCTTTGCTTCTAAAACAGGCATTACTTTTGTAACCAATAATATAGACGAGCTATTGGCACGGGAAGATATCGATATTATAGATATCTGCACGCCACCAGCAACGCACCACGAAATAGCCATAAAAGCAGCACAAGCCGGTAAACATATTATTATGGAAAAACCGCTTACGGGTTACTTTGGCGAACCTGGTGATAAAGAACCCATCGGTTTTCATGTACCCAGAGCACGTATGTTGGCAGGTGCCTTAAAAAATGCCGAAGCCATTCGAGAAGCCGTACGCAGTAATGGTGTTATTTTTTGTTATGCCGAAAATTGGGTATACGCACCACCCGTAGTAAAAATGCGCAACCTTATAGCAGCCTCCAAAGGTGCGATACTTGAGGTACGTGCCGAAGAAAACCACTCTGGTTCTAACTCGGTATTTTCAAGGGAGTGGAAGCACACGGGCGGTGGCGCACTCTTGCGTATGGGGTCGCACTCGGTTGGCGCCTGTTTACACCTAAAACATTGGGAAGGTATGGAACGCCTTGGTAAAAGCATTCGCCCCGTTTCAGTGATGGCAGATACTGCAGACCTGATACACACCGATGCCTCCAATCGCGCCAAAAAAGCAAATGCCCATAATTGGATTAGCTCAAACCCAGTAGATGTAGAAGATTGGGCAAATGTGACCATTAAATTCGATGATGGTTCCCGAGCAACCGTGTTAGTGAGTGACGTTGGTCTTGGTGGATTAAACACCCGTATCACTACTTTTATGACCGACGGTGTTATAAAAGCAAACATGACCGCAAACAACGCTATCGAAACCTACGCCGTAGACCCCGAAACCTTTAGCAACGAATATTTTACCGAAAAATTAGAAACCAAAGCAGGGTGGAACCGCCCAAGTTGTGATGAAGACTGGTTTCGTGGCTTTATACAAGAAATTACCGACTTTGTAGATGCCATACAAAACAACCGCGAACCTCTTGCAGGCATCGATTTAGCGGTAGATTGTGTGAACGTTATCTACTCAGCATATCTATCTGCTGAACAAGGTAAACGCGTTAACCTGTAA
- a CDS encoding SusC/RagA family TonB-linked outer membrane protein encodes MDFKKLLKNLESNFIKKRLLFSVFVILGISASFAQQKITGTIKDPNGMLVPGVSVSEKGTTNGVISNFDGKYEINTKNSNATLVFSYIGYVTQEIAVGNKKEINLTFEENLQQLSEVVVIGYGTQKRGEVTSAIATVKAEDFNPGFVRDAADLIKGKVAGLSISNGSGDPSSGANISLRGVSSLKGGTAPLVLINGVPGSLNSVSPDDIESVDVLKDASAAAIYGTRGANGVIIITTKSGKRNTVSQLKYSHYSSMSSFGEKANFLTANDYPALIAQGELSKTGGDLGYKTDWLDEISRTAITQNHNINFSGGSENSTYSVNVNYIDQEGVFKGSQNEEFRVSADVNHYLFDDKLKFNVNIINGIQNTGALGDGNAFNPLIYRQALIRNPTDRIRNDDSTFTQNKNKLQYVNPLGMIKLTDGILQKQWLRITGNVTLTPIDGWENNLMVSTERNSDISGYSEKRAYLGYNGEERNGFASRGTGLSKTKILEFTSKYSKEIDKHSFSVLGGYSHQYYVEESFWANNFDFPTDAFSYNNLSEGRALQDGKARMDSNKNDNTLIGFFGRLSYGFDSRFNVLASFRREGSSKFGNNYKWGDFPSVSAGWTISNESFLKDVDFVNTLKLRAGYGETGVIPNDPYRSLTLLQYGGNFLVDGVWVKGLEAASNPNPDLRWEVSKEVNLGIDFAFAKNRISGSIDVYKKKTEDMLWDYTVPTPPNLYRTTLANVGQMENKGIEVLLNVTPVKSDDFTWEANMTYSHNENKLVSLSNDLYEIEDNVIYTGGLSEPISTGTHKLEVGQSIGNFWGLESVDLTDDGFWLIELPDGSQVPFSTAVENDESRQYLGNGVPKHLLGITNSFKYKDFDLSFVLNGAFGFQILNAQRAFYENPNVEYNMLKSAFDPVYGKGRLNENLPQKFVSYYLENGDYLKLENITLGYNLNCDRWSFIDSVRLYTTATNLLTITGYSGIDPEIRRDDVLAQGNDDRDKYPTVRTFTLGLNVNF; translated from the coding sequence ATGGATTTTAAAAAACTACTAAAAAATCTCGAAAGCAATTTTATAAAGAAAAGATTATTGTTTTCGGTTTTTGTTATTTTGGGCATAAGTGCTTCATTTGCTCAACAAAAAATAACAGGAACAATTAAAGATCCAAATGGAATGCTTGTTCCTGGCGTTTCAGTATCTGAAAAGGGTACTACTAATGGTGTCATTTCAAATTTTGACGGCAAATATGAAATTAACACAAAAAATTCCAATGCCACTTTAGTATTCTCATATATTGGATATGTGACTCAAGAAATTGCAGTTGGTAATAAAAAGGAAATTAATTTAACTTTTGAAGAAAATTTACAGCAATTATCCGAAGTAGTGGTAATAGGTTATGGAACTCAAAAAAGAGGAGAAGTAACGAGTGCTATTGCTACAGTAAAAGCTGAAGATTTTAATCCAGGTTTTGTAAGAGATGCTGCAGATTTAATAAAAGGTAAAGTTGCTGGTTTAAGCATTTCAAATGGTTCTGGTGATCCCTCTTCTGGCGCAAACATTTCATTGCGTGGTGTGTCCTCTTTAAAAGGAGGAACAGCACCTTTAGTGCTTATTAATGGTGTACCAGGAAGCTTAAACAGTGTTTCGCCAGACGATATTGAGAGTGTAGATGTTTTAAAAGATGCCTCAGCAGCTGCCATTTATGGCACACGTGGTGCAAATGGAGTTATTATTATAACAACCAAATCTGGGAAGCGTAATACGGTTTCTCAGCTTAAATATTCCCATTACTCTTCTATGTCCTCTTTCGGAGAAAAAGCAAACTTTCTAACCGCAAATGATTATCCAGCACTTATCGCTCAAGGAGAACTATCTAAAACAGGAGGTGATTTGGGCTATAAAACAGATTGGCTTGATGAAATATCTAGAACCGCTATCACTCAAAATCATAATATTAATTTCTCAGGTGGAAGTGAAAATTCCACTTATTCTGTTAATGTAAATTATATTGACCAAGAAGGCGTTTTTAAAGGATCTCAAAATGAGGAGTTTCGTGTAAGTGCAGATGTAAATCACTATTTATTTGATGATAAGTTAAAATTTAATGTAAATATAATTAATGGCATTCAAAATACTGGAGCTCTTGGTGATGGCAATGCTTTTAACCCATTAATTTACAGACAGGCTTTAATTCGTAACCCTACAGATCGCATCAGAAATGATGATAGCACATTTACACAAAATAAAAACAAATTACAATATGTTAACCCGTTAGGTATGATTAAATTAACAGATGGGATACTTCAAAAACAATGGCTAAGAATAACAGGTAATGTCACACTTACTCCAATTGATGGATGGGAAAATAACCTAATGGTTTCTACAGAACGGAACAGTGATATATCTGGCTACAGTGAAAAAAGAGCATATTTAGGATATAATGGAGAAGAGCGTAATGGTTTTGCTTCAAGAGGAACTGGTTTAAGTAAAACAAAAATTCTAGAATTCACCTCTAAATATAGTAAAGAAATTGATAAACATAGTTTTAGTGTCTTAGGGGGGTATAGTCATCAATACTATGTTGAAGAGAGTTTTTGGGCAAATAATTTTGACTTCCCTACCGATGCCTTTTCATATAACAATTTAAGTGAAGGTCGTGCCCTGCAAGATGGTAAGGCACGTATGGATAGTAATAAAAATGATAATACTCTTATTGGTTTCTTTGGAAGATTAAGCTATGGTTTTGATTCTAGATTCAACGTTTTAGCCAGTTTTAGACGAGAAGGCTCTTCTAAATTTGGAAACAATTATAAGTGGGGTGATTTTCCATCAGTTTCTGCGGGTTGGACTATAAGCAATGAATCTTTTTTAAAAGATGTTGATTTTGTAAATACGCTTAAACTAAGAGCTGGTTATGGAGAAACTGGGGTAATACCGAATGACCCTTACAGGTCTTTAACCTTACTACAATACGGAGGTAATTTTTTAGTGGATGGAGTATGGGTAAAAGGACTGGAAGCTGCATCTAATCCAAACCCTGATTTACGTTGGGAAGTATCTAAAGAAGTTAACTTAGGAATTGATTTTGCTTTTGCAAAGAACCGAATTAGTGGAAGCATAGATGTATATAAAAAGAAAACAGAAGATATGCTTTGGGATTATACGGTTCCTACTCCTCCAAACTTATACAGAACAACTTTAGCTAATGTTGGACAAATGGAAAACAAAGGTATTGAAGTATTGCTAAATGTAACTCCTGTAAAATCTGATGATTTTACTTGGGAAGCCAACATGACTTATTCGCACAATGAAAACAAATTAGTAAGTCTTTCAAATGATTTATACGAAATAGAAGACAATGTTATTTATACAGGAGGATTAAGTGAACCTATATCAACAGGTACACATAAATTGGAAGTAGGGCAATCAATTGGTAATTTCTGGGGTTTAGAATCAGTAGATTTAACAGATGATGGCTTTTGGTTAATTGAATTACCAGATGGGAGTCAAGTACCATTTTCAACTGCCGTTGAAAATGATGAGAGCAGACAGTATTTAGGAAATGGTGTACCAAAACATTTGTTAGGAATAACTAACAGCTTTAAATATAAAGATTTTGATTTAAGTTTTGTATTAAATGGTGCTTTTGGATTTCAAATTCTAAATGCACAAAGAGCCTTTTACGAAAACCCAAATGTGGAGTATAATATGCTTAAATCTGCCTTTGACCCAGTATACGGAAAAGGAAGATTAAATGAAAACTTACCTCAAAAATTTGTGAGCTACTATCTTGAAAATGGAGATTACTTGAAATTAGAAAATATAACTTTAGGGTATAATTTAAATTGTGACCGTTGGAGTTTTATTGATTCTGTTAGATTGTACACTACAGCAACCAATTTACTAACAATTACTGGTTATTCAGGTATTGATCCCGAAATTAGACGAGATGATGTCTTAGCGCAAGGAAATGATGATAGAGATAAATACCCTACTGTACGCACGTTTACCTTGGGGCTTAATGTTAACTTTTAA
- a CDS encoding T9SS type B sorting domain-containing protein: protein MNFKFLHIWLLILSSHGVLAQQWQQNLKIVEPIRSASSSFGLHIATYEGFAAFEANSVSVGGVINAGKVHMARKECEGWSIYQELTLSETKDYCGFGSALAMDKTTLAIRGCDPLFPLGGAAIYMYERGADDLYVFTQKISKPENVLWDNFGITISISGNYMVVGASYNSTDASFSNVLTNAGAAYIYFRNALGVWSLVQKITASDRGAKDNFGGSVDIYENTIVVGAENEGFNWAGASYVFEKNTNSNSWSEVTKLVAYDFRGLLDRFGSVVKIDKNTIAISAMWEDDNDYVSSGDDGMPLNSLGSVYVFVKNTTGNWVGNQKLKASNRSISHFHFGDRLDFHDNTIAVRGVEYEYDVSGSPIASYGNIYIFNKATDGMWSEYQIIPQTIRYGSDAFGRDVALYGEDLFVGAYWHDYDINEQNFLNDSGAIFLFNPYSLESLKKPEINLLPTLMACEDLGNGFSSNFNMSTLQSDLVDKPEDYTFYYRDQLGNILSSPLPDYYANAFPYSEKIFIRVENKHNSKCFEDTEIQLETLASFNLNVVPELFECDTTGTGFSVFDLSELNRALVDDPTLYEFLYFDAYGNNISNSINKTYQNKTQNQEQITVRVSNKNTSCIKETTITLNVSNVKAYTVSALFSCVKNNSNLVAFNTSNIQAQLLQGQTNREVYYFNEDGTLLTSPLPNPYHLEFGTVKTIKARVENSVLGCYDETFVTFNSVDCDSEIVDFKIPKYFTPNGDGVNDEWKITQEFSQNYIVYIFDRYGKLIKNLGSNNGWDGNFNGKPLPSSDYWYKLVFEDGTNKTGHFTLKR from the coding sequence TTGAATTTTAAATTCCTACATATCTGGTTATTAATTCTGAGTTCACATGGTGTATTAGCACAACAATGGCAACAAAATTTAAAAATTGTTGAACCTATAAGATCAGCATCAAGTTCTTTTGGTTTGCATATTGCAACCTATGAAGGTTTTGCTGCTTTCGAAGCAAATTCTGTTAGTGTAGGGGGTGTCATAAATGCAGGTAAAGTTCATATGGCTAGAAAAGAATGTGAAGGGTGGTCTATTTATCAAGAATTAACACTTTCTGAAACTAAAGATTATTGTGGTTTTGGAAGTGCTTTAGCAATGGATAAAACAACATTAGCGATTCGAGGATGCGATCCACTTTTTCCTTTAGGTGGGGCTGCTATATATATGTATGAAAGAGGAGCAGATGATTTATATGTTTTTACTCAGAAAATAAGCAAACCAGAAAATGTTTTATGGGATAATTTTGGAATAACAATTTCTATTTCGGGAAATTATATGGTTGTGGGAGCGTCCTATAATAGTACCGATGCTTCTTTTTCAAATGTGTTAACAAATGCAGGGGCAGCTTATATTTATTTTAGAAATGCTTTAGGTGTTTGGTCTTTAGTTCAAAAAATAACAGCTAGCGATCGCGGTGCAAAAGATAATTTTGGAGGTTCTGTAGATATATATGAAAATACCATTGTAGTGGGTGCTGAAAATGAAGGTTTTAATTGGGCTGGTGCTTCTTATGTTTTTGAAAAAAACACAAATTCTAATTCTTGGAGTGAAGTGACTAAATTAGTTGCTTATGATTTTAGAGGCTTATTGGATAGATTTGGAAGCGTTGTAAAGATTGATAAAAATACCATTGCTATATCAGCAATGTGGGAAGATGACAATGATTATGTCTCCAGTGGTGATGATGGAATGCCTCTAAATTCTTTGGGGTCAGTATATGTTTTTGTAAAGAATACTACAGGGAATTGGGTCGGTAATCAAAAATTAAAAGCTTCAAATAGATCTATTTCTCATTTTCATTTTGGAGATAGATTAGATTTTCATGACAATACCATAGCTGTAAGAGGTGTAGAATATGAGTATGATGTAAGTGGAAGTCCTATAGCGTCTTATGGAAATATATACATATTTAATAAAGCTACTGATGGTATGTGGAGTGAATATCAAATAATACCACAAACTATACGATATGGTAGCGATGCTTTTGGACGTGATGTCGCGCTTTATGGAGAAGATTTGTTTGTTGGGGCATATTGGCATGATTACGATATAAATGAACAAAATTTTTTAAATGATTCTGGGGCAATATTTTTATTTAATCCTTACAGCTTAGAAAGTTTAAAAAAACCTGAGATAAATTTGTTACCAACTTTAATGGCATGTGAAGATTTAGGAAATGGTTTTTCTTCAAACTTTAATATGTCTACTTTACAAAGTGACCTCGTAGATAAACCAGAAGATTATACATTCTATTATAGAGATCAATTAGGTAATATCCTATCAAGTCCATTGCCAGATTATTATGCTAATGCTTTTCCTTATTCTGAAAAAATATTTATTAGGGTAGAAAACAAGCATAACTCTAAATGCTTTGAGGATACCGAAATACAACTAGAAACTTTAGCATCGTTTAATTTAAATGTAGTGCCAGAATTATTTGAATGTGATACAACTGGAACTGGGTTTTCGGTTTTTGATCTTTCAGAATTAAATAGAGCATTAGTAGATGATCCCACACTGTATGAATTTTTATACTTTGATGCTTATGGAAATAATATAAGTAATTCTATTAATAAAACCTATCAAAACAAAACCCAAAACCAAGAACAAATAACGGTAAGGGTTTCAAATAAAAACACCTCGTGCATCAAAGAAACAACAATCACTTTAAATGTTTCTAACGTTAAAGCGTATACAGTATCGGCATTATTTTCATGTGTTAAAAATAATTCTAATTTAGTAGCATTTAATACCTCAAATATTCAAGCACAGTTGTTACAAGGTCAAACAAATCGGGAGGTTTATTATTTTAATGAAGATGGCACATTATTAACAAGTCCATTACCAAATCCATATCACTTAGAATTTGGAACAGTCAAAACTATAAAAGCTCGTGTTGAAAATTCAGTTTTAGGTTGTTATGATGAAACATTTGTTACGTTTAATAGTGTGGATTGTGATTCAGAAATAGTAGATTTTAAAATCCCTAAGTATTTTACTCCAAATGGAGATGGGGTAAATGATGAGTGGAAAATTACTCAGGAATTTAGTCAAAATTATATTGTATATATTTTTGATAGATACGGAAAACTTATAAAAAATTTAGGATCTAATAATGGTTGGGATGGGAACTTTAATGGGAAACCTTTGCCTTCATCAGATTATTGGTATAAATTAGTATTTGAAGATGGAACAAATAAAACAGGGCACTTTACTCTTAAAAGATGA